One region of Syntrophorhabdus sp. genomic DNA includes:
- a CDS encoding nucleotidyltransferase family protein gives MNGMTKQDIFRILRQNRARLRAFGVKRIGLFGSFVRGQQRQDSDVDLLVEFEPGQKTFDHFMQLSFYLDDVLGRRVEVVTVESLSPYMADHILNEVEDAALVA, from the coding sequence ATGAATGGAATGACCAAACAAGACATTTTCCGCATTCTTCGGCAGAACAGGGCCAGGTTACGGGCTTTTGGCGTCAAGAGAATCGGCCTTTTTGGCTCCTTTGTTCGTGGACAGCAACGCCAGGACAGTGATGTCGATCTCCTGGTCGAATTCGAACCAGGACAGAAGACATTTGATCACTTCATGCAATTGTCTTTTTACCTCGACGACGTGCTGGGGCGCCGGGTGGAGGTTGTCACCGTTGAATCGCTCAGCCCTTATATGGCTGATCACATACTGAACGAGGTCGAGGATGCCGCCCTCGTCGCTTGA
- a CDS encoding DUF86 domain-containing protein, whose amino-acid sequence MPPSSLEYLRHILDEAQYLISTSKGLNRDDFLMDETLKRAFVRSIEIIGEASKKVSPQLKERHNELEWRAIAGMRDRLVHDYLGVDYDIVWDVVLNKVPFLCKKVESIIQEERLSGDG is encoded by the coding sequence ATGCCGCCCTCGTCGCTTGAGTACTTGCGCCATATTCTCGATGAAGCCCAATATCTCATCAGTACCAGCAAGGGATTGAACAGGGATGATTTCCTGATGGACGAAACCCTCAAGCGTGCTTTTGTCAGGAGCATAGAGATCATTGGGGAGGCGTCGAAGAAAGTGTCCCCTCAGTTGAAGGAAAGACACAATGAATTGGAGTGGAGAGCGATTGCGGGCATGCGCGATCGGCTGGTTCACGACTATCTCGGTGTGGACTATGACATTGTGTGGGATGTGGTGTTGAACAAAGTCCCTTTCCTCTGCAAGAAGGTCGAGAGCATCATTCAAGAGGAAAGACTTTCCGGCGATGGCTGA
- a CDS encoding ADP-ribosylglycohydrolase family protein, which yields MTDISRRDRMLGGLWGAVVGDALGVPVEFKGRDARKGDPVTDMRGYGTFSLPPGSWSDDSSLMLCTAQGLLDGFDTERIGDLFVSWFTAGLWTPHGQAFDVGRGTWQAISRMQLGTPAATAGGQEEENNGNGSLMRILPVAFYSATMGDEEALRLANRASAITHGHPRSMMACGAYCLIVAALLDGMTPREAYLLTMEKTGRFYSGPSFSEELVHFSRLLSGDIDALSEAAIESDGYVVHTLEASLWCLLTTDSYGSAVLKAVNLGWDTDTTAIVTGGLAGTHYGLEAVPRQWRDALARKQEIEALFERFVDETMSG from the coding sequence CTCTGGGGGGCCGTGGTCGGAGACGCTCTTGGCGTCCCCGTGGAGTTCAAGGGAAGGGATGCCCGCAAGGGGGACCCCGTCACGGACATGAGGGGATACGGGACCTTCAGCTTGCCGCCGGGAAGCTGGTCGGACGACTCGTCCCTGATGCTCTGCACGGCGCAGGGTCTTCTTGACGGGTTCGATACGGAACGGATCGGAGACCTCTTCGTTAGCTGGTTCACCGCGGGTCTCTGGACCCCCCACGGACAGGCCTTCGACGTGGGGAGAGGGACGTGGCAGGCGATCAGCAGGATGCAGCTCGGCACGCCGGCCGCAACGGCGGGCGGACAGGAGGAAGAGAACAACGGCAACGGCTCGCTGATGCGCATCCTTCCCGTGGCCTTTTACTCTGCGACGATGGGAGATGAAGAAGCGCTTCGTCTCGCCAACCGCGCCTCGGCCATAACCCACGGGCATCCCAGGTCAATGATGGCATGCGGAGCGTATTGCCTCATCGTCGCGGCCCTCCTTGACGGGATGACGCCGCGCGAGGCATATCTGCTGACCATGGAAAAAACGGGAAGGTTTTACAGCGGGCCTTCTTTCTCGGAAGAGCTGGTACATTTCTCCCGTCTTCTTTCGGGTGACATCGATGCTCTTTCCGAAGCCGCCATCGAGTCCGACGGCTATGTGGTCCACACGCTGGAGGCATCCCTGTGGTGCCTGCTAACGACAGACTCTTACGGCTCGGCAGTGCTCAAAGCGGTGAATCTCGGCTGGGACACAGACACGACAGCCATCGTAACGGGCGGCCTCGCCGGCACCCATTATGGCCTTGAAGCGGTACCGCGGCAGTGGAGAGACGCATTAGCGAGAAAACAGGAAATAGAAGCCTTGTTCGAACGGTTTGTGGACGAAACGATGAGCGGTTGA